The nucleotide sequence GTCGCCCTGGATATGGTGCTGTTCTACGTGTTCTGGGAGCTGATGCTCATCCCGATGTACCTGCTGATCGGGGTCTGGGGCCACGAGCGGCGGATCTACGCCGCGCTCAAGTTCATCCTCTACACCGCCGTGGGCAGCCTTCTGATGCTGGTCGGGTTCCTCTACCTGTTCTACCTGGGCTACCAGACCCTGGGCTACTGGACCACCGACCTTTTGCAGCTTTACCGGGTGGGCGTGCCGGTGGGGGTGCAGTTCTGGCTTTTCGCCGCGTTCGCCCTGGCCTTTGCGATCAAGGTGCCGATGTTCCCGTTCCACACCTGGCTGCCGGACGCCCACGTGGAGGCCCCCACCGCGGGCAGCGTGATCCTGGCCGGGGTGCTGCTGAAAATGGGCACCTACGGGTTCATCCGTTTCGCCATGCCGCTGTTCCCGGCGGCCAGCGATGCGTTCGCCCCGCTGATCATGACCCTGGCCGTGGTCGGGATCATCTACGGCGCCCTGGTGGCGATGGTGCAGCCGGACCTCAAGAAACTGGTCGCCTACTCCAGCGTGAGCCACCTGGGGTTCGTGATGTTAGGCCTCTACGCCCTGACCCAGACCGGAGTCACAGGGGCGGTCTACCAGATGCTCAACCACGGGGTCTCCACCGGGGCCCTGTTCCTTATCGTGGGTATCCTCTATGAGCGCCGTCACACCCGCGAGATCAAAGAGTTCGGGGGCCTGAGCAGCGCCATGCCGCGCCTGGCCTTCTTTTTCATGCTGGCCACGCTCAGCAGTATCGGCCTGCCGGGCCTCAACGGGTTCGTGGGCGAGTTCCTGATCCTGGTGGGCACGTTTGGCTCGAGCCACCCGCAGATGGTCTATTTCGCGGCCAGCGGGGTTATCCTCTCGGCCGTGTACATGCTCTGGATGTTCCGGCGCGTGATGTTCGGCCCGCTGGAGAACCCGGCGAACAAAATGTTGCCGGACCTTCATCTGCGCGAGGTGCTGGTGCTGCTCGCGCCCACGCTCCTGATGTTCTGGATGGGCCTGTTCCCGTCGTTCTTCACCGACCGGATGGAGGCCTCGGTGCAGTATTTCATCCAAAGCTACAACGCCAAGCTGGAGCTGAGCCGGTCCGAATCCCCGGCCGATCCGCTGCGTGGCGTGGTGAGTTTCGACCCGGCGGAGGCATCGCGCTGAGATGGAGCTCTTGAGCGGCATAAACTGGAACTCGTTCCTGCCCGGGGTGACAGTGCTGGTGACCGCGCTGTTCCTGCTCGTGCTCTCGCTGGCGTTCCGTCTGCGGGGTGTGCAGGGGCAGCCTGCGGCCGTGGCCGGGATGTGGGTCAGCCTGATCGGCCTGGGCCTGGCGGTCTGGATGAGCCTCTGCCAGTGGGACAGCCTGAGCGCGGCGTTCGACGGGATGCTGGTGCTGGACCCGTTCAGCACGTTCCTCAGCCTGCTGATCCTGGGCGGCGCGGCCCTGACTGTGCTGATTTCGCAGAATCAGGCCGCGGCGCTGCGCCAGGTTACAGGCGAGTACTACGCCCTCGTGGCCCTGGCCGCCCTGGGCATGCTGGTGCTGGTCAGCGCGGGCGACCTGATCGTGCTGTTCCTGGGCCTGGAGCTGATGAGCCTGGCGGTCTACATCCTGGTGGGGATCGACCGGGGGAGCCTCGGCAACACCGAGGGCGCTATCAAGTATTTCCTGATCGGCTCGTTCGCCGCGGCGTTCCTGCTCTACGGCATAGCGTTGCTGTACGGCGCCA is from bacterium and encodes:
- a CDS encoding NADH-quinone oxidoreductase subunit M, encoding MDLVELSQSDILTWIVFLPLAGALALWPAPARGARFIRAFSLGVSLAVFALSVLLLTGFVPGTPNMQFVVHRPWIERYGVSFHLGIDGISLFLVLLTTLLTPVVLLSSWSAVDKRVKAFSALLLVLETGMLGAFVALDMVLFYVFWELMLIPMYLLIGVWGHERRIYAALKFILYTAVGSLLMLVGFLYLFYLGYQTLGYWTTDLLQLYRVGVPVGVQFWLFAAFALAFAIKVPMFPFHTWLPDAHVEAPTAGSVILAGVLLKMGTYGFIRFAMPLFPAASDAFAPLIMTLAVVGIIYGALVAMVQPDLKKLVAYSSVSHLGFVMLGLYALTQTGVTGAVYQMLNHGVSTGALFLIVGILYERRHTREIKEFGGLSSAMPRLAFFFMLATLSSIGLPGLNGFVGEFLILVGTFGSSHPQMVYFAASGVILSAVYMLWMFRRVMFGPLENPANKMLPDLHLREVLVLLAPTLLMFWMGLFPSFFTDRMEASVQYFIQSYNAKLELSRSESPADPLRGVVSFDPAEASR